The window GATGCCTTGAATGACAGAGAATCCGAAATTCTCCTCATGATTTCGACCGGCATGATGAACAGCCAGATTGCGGAAGAAGCTGGACTGACGCTCGGAACAGTCAAATGGTATTTGCAGCAGATCTATGGCAAATTAGGGGTCAATCGACGATCCGAAGCCGTATTCAAGGCGCGTCAGCTGGGCCTGATTGCTTGACGCGATTAGCGTCGCAAAAAACGCACGCCATTTGCGCAGCAAGCGCCGGTTCGGAAAAATCGAACAGGGCATCGTTACCCGAAACCCACTGAAATTGATGGGACAGGCGAACGATCTTCCACTCACCAGCCAGTTTCTGGAAGCTATTTTCGTACCAGCCGTATTGTGTATTTGTGGAGCCGCCGCGGTCGGTTGCCTTGAAATGCCTGGCGACCATATAGGTGATTGCCGTCGCCCGCTCGCCTTCCAATTTTGCCGCAAAATTTGAATATTGATGGTGTCTTCGCACTTGTCCCAATGCGAGTTCTGCAAAACGCGTCCAGGCATCGGCATCGACTTCAATCTCCGGAAATCCAGTCAGGCGCTCGAAATCGACCCTGATCCTGTCGGCGAAGCATTTGCGATAAAGCGGCCAATCTCCAAGATCGAGGGCACGTCCAAAGTCGAGCATGACGGTTTCGATTTGGGCCCTTTCCCAGAGCATTGCGATCTTTTCCTCGGGCGTCATGTCGAAATTGCTCTGGGATAATCGCTATAGCCGATCTCGACAGGCAGACCCGGAACGCCATAGACCTTCGTAAAATCCGGAATGGCAAGCGCTGCGCCGCGTGCAAACCTCTCTGGCAGGTCGGGATTGGCGATGAACAACTGTCCAAATGAAACGAGATCTGCCTCGCCCGCTGCGAGTGCAGCTTCCGCCGATTCTGCCGCGAAGCCTCCGTTAGCGATCAAGACACCTCGATAATGTTGACGCGCAAAGGCACGTGTGTTGACGATTGTCGGGTTCATCGCCTGATCATCGGGTAGCGGCTCCATCATATGGACATAAGCAAGATCGGCATCGTTGAGTTGATCAAGGAGAAAGCCGAAAAGTGCAGCAGGATCTGAGTCAGACATGCCATGTGCCCTGCTTGATGGGGAGAGTTTCAGGCCAACATTGGCACCAAATGCCTGCTGAACTGCGCCAACGATGCCCAGCAGAAAGCGCACCCGGTTTTCAATCGATCCGCCATAGTCATCATTGCGGCGATTACTGCCATCCTGAAGAAATTGATCTATCAGATATCCAAAGGCACCGTGGATTTCGACACCGTCGAATCCAGCACGCGACGCACGTTCCGCGGCTTTGCCAAAGGCCTTGGTCAAACCCCTGATTTCATCGACCGACATCGCACGTGGAACGGACATTGGGTGCTTGCCAGAGAAAGTATGAAGCTCGCCTGCCCCCGCAATCGGGCTCGGTGCAAGAGGGGCGACCTCTCCGGGCATCATGGACATATGGGCAACACGCCCGCAATGCCAAAGTTGCATGAAGATGCGCCCGTTTTTCTCATGCACAGCGTCCGTTACAGCGCGCCAGCCAGAGATGAACCGATCATCGAAGATGCCCGGCGCGTTGATATATGCAGCACTTGTGTCTGCAACCATTGTGCATTCCGTAACAATCAGGCCTGCATCGGCGCGTTGACCATAATAGTCCGCCATTGCGGAATTGGGCAGGCCGCCCAAAGCGCGCAGACGCGTCATTGGCGCCATGACTATTCGATTGGGCAGTTCAAGTGTGCCGAGTGAGGCTGGCGAGAAAAGTGTCGGATGGTTCATTCGGCGATTCTCCATTGGCCCTAAAAGGCTTGGCGTCGGGAGACATGTGCTTCACCATCCAAAAGTAAGGTTCGGCGCAAAGCAGGCGATCTATCCTCGTGGCCGACAGTCCAACAGGAGGCCGAACCATGAATAGTAACCTTGTGTGCGCAGCATTGTTGATGGTCTTGCTGTTTGGCCTAGGCTTCGCGGTGTCGCTCGAGCGTGCCAATTCCAGCAAACTGGGCGGCATACCAACGGATGAAACGAGCCGCTTGTTCAAGCTCATCCGTGCGCACGGCAATGCGTCGGAATATGTTCCGACGGGAATCGCTTTGGCCCTCTATTTTTCCGTTACGGCGAGTTCCCTGGTCATTTCTGCACTCATTACGGCATTCACGGTTGCGCGTTATGCTCATGCAATGGCACTCATCGTTGGCGGAAGCATGAACCAATTCAGCCTCCTTCGTTTTGTTGGAGGGATGGGCACATATATTTCGGGGATCGGGTTGGCTTTCAGTCTGCTTTCAGCCGCGCTGGGGTAAGGTCAGAAAGCGGCATAGCCTCCATCGACTGAAACGTTCGCGCCCAACATGAACTTTGAGCGGTCGGACAGCATCCATGCGGCAGCTTCTGCAAGTTCTTCGGGCGCGCCGAGGCGGCCGATTGGATGACGAGCAAGCAGCATCCCTCGCAGATCCGGATAAGAATTCATCTGACTGGTCATCATCGGCGTTTCAACGACGCCGGGCGAAAGGGCGTTCACGCGGACCCCTTGCGCTCCATAGTCAAGCGCTGCAGCCCGCGTCAGGCCAAGAACCCCGGCCTTTGATGCGCAATAACCGACCATACCGAACTGCCCAACCTCGCTCAGCGCTGAGGCGTTGTTGACGATAGCTCCACCACCGGTTGCGAGCATGGCCGGGATCTGGAAACGCATACAGTTCCAAATTCCCTTCAAATTGATTGCGATAACTTCATCAAACGCGGCTTCAGGGTAATCTGCCGCAGGAGCAATTGGGCCATCGATCCCGGCATTATTAAAAGCGCCATCAAGGCGTCCAAAGCTCTTGACCGCTGTTTCGACCATAAGGCCGCAATCTGCGCCAACCGCCACATCGACACGAAGGCCGATGCATTTGCCGCCCGCTTTGCGGATTTCGTCCGCAACCTCGGCGACTGTCTCATCGGTGCGGCCAGTCGCAACCACAGATGCACCTTCCAGGGCGAACAGCAGAGCGGACGCCTTGCCAATGCCTCCTCCGGCGCCAGTGACGATGATGACCTTACCCGCCAACAGGCCGTTCATGACATATCTCCCAATTCAATCCGGCGAGATAGTCGTCTTTTTCGCGACCGGCCACCTATCTTTCAGAGGGTGGATCTTGCGGTTCGGACATCCAATAG of the Aquisediminimonas profunda genome contains:
- a CDS encoding MAPEG family protein; translation: MNSNLVCAALLMVLLFGLGFAVSLERANSSKLGGIPTDETSRLFKLIRAHGNASEYVPTGIALALYFSVTASSLVISALITAFTVARYAHAMALIVGGSMNQFSLLRFVGGMGTYISGIGLAFSLLSAALG
- a CDS encoding alkene reductase; translated protein: MNHPTLFSPASLGTLELPNRIVMAPMTRLRALGGLPNSAMADYYGQRADAGLIVTECTMVADTSAAYINAPGIFDDRFISGWRAVTDAVHEKNGRIFMQLWHCGRVAHMSMMPGEVAPLAPSPIAGAGELHTFSGKHPMSVPRAMSVDEIRGLTKAFGKAAERASRAGFDGVEIHGAFGYLIDQFLQDGSNRRNDDYGGSIENRVRFLLGIVGAVQQAFGANVGLKLSPSSRAHGMSDSDPAALFGFLLDQLNDADLAYVHMMEPLPDDQAMNPTIVNTRAFARQHYRGVLIANGGFAAESAEAALAAGEADLVSFGQLFIANPDLPERFARGAALAIPDFTKVYGVPGLPVEIGYSDYPRAIST
- a CDS encoding nuclear transport factor 2 family protein yields the protein MTPEEKIAMLWERAQIETVMLDFGRALDLGDWPLYRKCFADRIRVDFERLTGFPEIEVDADAWTRFAELALGQVRRHHQYSNFAAKLEGERATAITYMVARHFKATDRGGSTNTQYGWYENSFQKLAGEWKIVRLSHQFQWVSGNDALFDFSEPALAAQMACVFCDANRVKQSGPADAP
- a CDS encoding SDR family NAD(P)-dependent oxidoreductase, which translates into the protein MNGLLAGKVIIVTGAGGGIGKASALLFALEGASVVATGRTDETVAEVADEIRKAGGKCIGLRVDVAVGADCGLMVETAVKSFGRLDGAFNNAGIDGPIAPAADYPEAAFDEVIAINLKGIWNCMRFQIPAMLATGGGAIVNNASALSEVGQFGMVGYCASKAGVLGLTRAAALDYGAQGVRVNALSPGVVETPMMTSQMNSYPDLRGMLLARHPIGRLGAPEELAEAAAWMLSDRSKFMLGANVSVDGGYAAF